From Bacteroidota bacterium, one genomic window encodes:
- a CDS encoding tyrosine phenol-lyase has translation MKNLKRSWAEPYKMKMVELLKMTTEVQRKKALQEAGYNTFLLKSDDVYIDLLTDSGTSAMSDRQWAGMMMGDEAYAGSRNFYHLEEVVIDVYGYKYLIPTHQGRGAENILSKILIKKGDIIPGNMYFTTTRLHQELAGGKFEDIIIDEAHDPDNEFPFKGNVDLSKLEKLIEKHGAKKIPYVSIATSVNMAGGQPISMKNLRELRALTKKHKIRIIHDMTRVAENAYFIQLKEKGYENKTIKEIVKEINSYTDGATMSAKKDALVNIGGFLAINEWDIFEEARNMVVVYEGLHTYGGLAGRDMEAMAIGIAESVSADHIKARVGQVIYLGNKMMDYNIPIVKPIGGHGIFVDAKKFLPHIPQDNYPAQTLAAELYLDAGVRTMERGIVSAGRKANGKNYYPKLELVRFTVPRRVYTQAHMDVIAESAAFVYERRKKIKGMKMVYEPKYLRFFQARFEKLK, from the coding sequence ATGAAAAATTTAAAGCGAAGCTGGGCCGAACCCTACAAAATGAAAATGGTGGAGTTGTTGAAAATGACAACGGAAGTCCAAAGAAAAAAAGCATTACAAGAAGCCGGATATAATACGTTTTTATTGAAGTCGGATGATGTGTATATTGATTTATTAACCGACAGCGGAACATCGGCAATGAGCGACAGGCAATGGGCCGGAATGATGATGGGTGATGAAGCATATGCAGGTAGCAGAAATTTTTATCATTTGGAAGAAGTGGTAATAGATGTATATGGATATAAATATTTAATTCCTACCCATCAGGGACGAGGTGCAGAAAATATTTTATCAAAAATTCTGATTAAAAAAGGAGATATCATTCCGGGTAATATGTACTTTACTACAACACGATTACACCAGGAACTTGCAGGAGGAAAATTTGAAGATATTATTATTGATGAAGCACATGATCCAGATAATGAATTTCCATTTAAAGGCAATGTGGATTTATCAAAGCTTGAAAAATTAATTGAGAAACACGGTGCTAAAAAAATTCCGTATGTAAGTATTGCAACAAGTGTAAACATGGCAGGTGGCCAACCGATCAGTATGAAAAATCTGAGAGAGTTGAGAGCACTTACTAAGAAACATAAGATTCGTATTATTCATGATATGACAAGGGTGGCTGAAAATGCATACTTCATTCAGCTAAAAGAAAAAGGATATGAAAATAAAACGATTAAAGAAATAGTAAAAGAAATTAATTCATATACCGATGGTGCTACGATGAGTGCTAAGAAAGATGCGCTTGTAAATATTGGTGGATTTTTAGCAATAAACGAATGGGATATTTTTGAAGAAGCCCGAAATATGGTGGTGGTGTATGAAGGCTTGCATACCTATGGTGGATTAGCCGGCAGAGATATGGAAGCAATGGCAATTGGTATTGCAGAAAGTGTAAGTGCGGACCATATAAAAGCAAGAGTGGGTCAAGTGATTTATCTTGGAAATAAAATGATGGATTATAATATTCCTATTGTAAAACCAATTGGTGGTCACGGCATTTTTGTGGATGCAAAAAAGTTTTTGCCGCATATTCCGCAGGATAATTATCCAGCACAAACATTAGCTGCAGAATTATATTTAGATGCAGGAGTGAGAACGATGGAAAGAGGAATTGTATCAGCCGGAAGAAAAGCAAATGGCAAAAATTATTATCCTAAATTAGAGCTTGTACGATTCACGGTTCCACGTCGGGTATATACACAAGCACACATGGATGTGATTGCAGAATCTGCAGCGTTTGTGTATGAACGTCGGAAAAAAATTAAGGGAATGAAGATGGTTTATGAGCCAAAGTATTTGCGATTTTTCCAGGCGAGATTTGAAAAATTAAAATGA
- a CDS encoding enoyl-CoA hydratase/isomerase family protein yields MQPENILIEVKDAILYITINRPKQLNALNIKTIVELDEAFEEYLYHNEVKGVIITGAGEKSFVAGADISEFTDFTPSQGRTMSENGHDAFDKIENFPKPVIAAINGYALGGGSELAMACHLRVASENAIFGQPEVNLGLIPGYGGTQRLIELIGKGKAMELLMTGDSVNAAMAKELGLVNYVVPQTELIAKCEELLKKIFTKGPVAVGKIIQCVNAHFRSGGYVGDSYKTEISQFSQCLETEDFTEGTNAFLEKRKPVFKGA; encoded by the coding sequence ATGCAGCCGGAAAATATTTTAATAGAAGTAAAAGATGCAATATTATATATCACTATTAATCGTCCTAAGCAATTAAATGCGCTCAATATTAAAACCATTGTAGAATTGGATGAAGCATTTGAAGAATATTTATATCATAATGAAGTGAAGGGTGTGATAATTACCGGAGCAGGAGAAAAATCATTTGTTGCCGGAGCAGATATATCAGAGTTCACAGATTTTACACCTTCACAAGGAAGAACGATGAGTGAAAATGGACATGATGCATTTGATAAAATAGAAAATTTTCCAAAGCCTGTGATTGCGGCAATCAATGGTTATGCATTGGGTGGTGGTTCGGAGTTGGCAATGGCTTGTCATTTACGTGTTGCATCTGAAAATGCAATCTTCGGACAGCCGGAAGTAAACTTAGGATTGATACCTGGCTATGGCGGCACACAGCGATTAATTGAATTAATTGGCAAAGGAAAAGCAATGGAATTATTAATGACCGGCGATAGCGTGAATGCTGCAATGGCGAAAGAATTAGGACTTGTAAATTATGTGGTTCCGCAAACTGAATTGATTGCAAAATGCGAAGAGTTATTAAAAAAAATATTTACGAAAGGACCTGTTGCTGTGGGTAAGATAATTCAATGTGTGAATGCACATTTCCGCAGTGGTGGCTATGTTGGGGATTCTTATAAAACAGAAATATCACAATTTTCTCAATGCCTGGAAACAGAAGATTTTACAGAAGGCACCAATGCGTTTTTAGAAAAACGCAAACCTGTATTTAAAGGCGCATAA
- the scpA gene encoding methylmalonyl-CoA mutase, which yields MRPDFKNISYKNYKPFKSATNAEQIPETLQQAAAGIVPFLRGPYSTMYVMRPWTIRQYAGFSTAEKSNAFYRRNLAAGQKGLSVAFDLATHRGYDSDNERVLGDVGMAGVAIDSVEDMKILFDQIPLDKMSVSMTMNGAVIPILAFYIIAAEEQGVTPDKLEGTIQNDILKEFMVRNTYIYPPTPSMRIVADIFKYTSKHMPKFNSISISGYHMQEAGATSAIELAYTLADGLEYVRTGIAAGLDIDDFAPRISFFWGIGMDHFREIAKMRAARLLWANMIQQFNPKNPKSLMLRTHCQTSGWSLTEQDPFNNVARTCIEALAAVLGGTQSLHTNSLDEAIALPTDFSARIARNTQLYLQMETGICKTVDPWGGSIQLEKLTEEIANEAWQLIEETEKLGGIAKAIEAGIPKLRIEEAAARKQGRIDAGKDFIIGVNAFATDNKTAIELLEVDNSAVRNQQIERLQFVKNNRDNEKVNASLNAITQCAENDNGNLLELAINAARERATLGEISMAMEYVFGRYKANTQTVSGVYQNEMGMNENFIKAKELSDAFADKAGRRPRILVCKLGQDGHDRGIKVIASGFADIGFDVDIGPLFQTPAEAVKQAIENDVHVIGISSLAAGHKTLVPQVIQQLQEQGNNKILVIVGGVIPEKDHQFLKDAGCTAIFGPGTVISEAAIQLIEKLDATV from the coding sequence ATGCGTCCGGATTTTAAAAATATTTCCTACAAAAATTATAAACCATTCAAGTCTGCAACAAATGCAGAACAAATTCCTGAAACATTGCAACAAGCTGCAGCGGGGATTGTACCCTTTTTACGTGGACCATATTCTACAATGTATGTGATGCGCCCCTGGACAATTCGTCAATACGCAGGATTTTCTACAGCAGAAAAAAGCAATGCATTTTATCGCAGAAATTTAGCAGCCGGACAAAAAGGACTATCTGTTGCATTTGATCTTGCTACTCATCGTGGTTATGACAGCGATAACGAACGTGTGTTGGGCGATGTAGGAATGGCAGGTGTTGCAATAGATTCCGTTGAGGACATGAAAATTTTATTCGATCAGATTCCATTGGATAAAATGAGTGTGAGCATGACGATGAATGGTGCGGTAATTCCAATTCTTGCATTTTATATTATTGCTGCAGAAGAACAAGGTGTAACTCCGGATAAATTAGAAGGCACAATTCAAAATGATATTCTGAAAGAATTTATGGTGCGCAATACATACATCTATCCGCCCACACCAAGTATGCGCATTGTTGCAGATATTTTTAAATATACCAGCAAGCATATGCCGAAATTCAATAGCATAAGTATTTCAGGATATCATATGCAGGAAGCAGGAGCAACATCTGCAATTGAATTAGCTTATACACTTGCCGATGGATTAGAATATGTGCGAACAGGTATTGCAGCAGGTTTAGATATTGATGATTTTGCACCACGTATTTCCTTTTTCTGGGGAATAGGTATGGATCATTTTCGTGAGATTGCTAAGATGCGTGCAGCCAGATTATTATGGGCAAATATGATTCAACAATTCAATCCAAAAAATCCAAAGTCGTTAATGTTGCGCACACATTGTCAAACAAGTGGATGGAGTTTAACGGAACAAGATCCATTTAATAATGTAGCCCGCACTTGTATAGAAGCATTAGCTGCTGTGTTGGGTGGAACACAATCATTACATACAAATTCATTAGATGAAGCGATTGCATTACCTACAGATTTTTCTGCACGTATTGCACGCAATACTCAATTGTATTTGCAAATGGAAACTGGTATTTGTAAAACAGTGGATCCCTGGGGAGGAAGTATTCAATTAGAAAAATTAACAGAAGAAATTGCAAATGAAGCATGGCAATTAATTGAAGAAACAGAAAAACTTGGCGGCATTGCAAAAGCAATAGAAGCAGGTATTCCGAAATTGCGCATTGAAGAAGCCGCAGCAAGAAAACAAGGTCGTATTGATGCTGGTAAAGATTTTATTATTGGTGTAAATGCATTTGCTACGGATAATAAAACAGCTATTGAATTATTGGAAGTAGATAATTCTGCTGTGCGCAATCAGCAAATAGAAAGATTGCAATTCGTAAAAAATAATCGAGATAATGAAAAAGTAAATGCCAGTTTAAATGCAATCACTCAATGTGCAGAAAATGATAATGGAAATTTATTGGAGCTTGCAATTAATGCGGCTAGAGAAAGAGCAACATTAGGTGAAATTTCCATGGCAATGGAATACGTATTTGGCCGATATAAAGCAAATACGCAAACAGTTTCGGGTGTATATCAAAATGAAATGGGCATGAACGAAAATTTTATTAAAGCAAAAGAACTCAGCGATGCATTTGCAGATAAAGCAGGACGCAGACCACGCATTCTTGTTTGCAAGCTCGGGCAAGACGGACATGATCGTGGAATAAAAGTGATTGCCTCCGGATTTGCAGATATTGGATTTGATGTGGACATCGGTCCATTATTTCAAACACCAGCAGAAGCAGTGAAACAAGCTATTGAAAACGATGTGCATGTGATTGGAATTTCTTCTTTAGCGGCAGGACATAAAACATTGGTGCCACAAGTAATTCAACAATTACAAGAGCAGGGCAATAATAAAATATTAGTAATTGTGGGCGGAGTAATTCCCGAAAAAGATCATCAGTTTTTAAAAGATGCTGGGTGTACTGCTATTTTCGGACCGGGTACTGTAATCAGTGAAGCCGCCATTCAACTTATAGAAAAGCTGGATGCTACTGTGTAA
- a CDS encoding AAA family ATPase produces the protein MAKNKEEKKEEKKRFKFKEMKVYGSLENFFGNQKNYRIVYEETEATYINVEVQLYNILFDESAWSAKIKVRCSEYYGDKEICLVEKDLQVEPDQNIIYLREGWGTPTAGFWKKGTYKWEVFIDEEIIGTNYFYITNKGIVTANYNPYFEINAIRLYESPKNNLPKEQRKYLVEFDTKTARYISVELDLKNLITDEKYFPLELNFFFFNDTHQLKGMASWFEHISDNRKNIVLDAGYGADTQGFWFPDFYTCEIVFMDTIIAIVPFIVGEKNVELVGDPTWLSGTDEEEIIAKPKSESAEKTLAEALEELNALIGLQSVKKQVEELITYLQFLKIRRDKGFEEDNKLNLNMVFTGNPGTGKTTVARLICKLYAAMGLLKKSEVTEVSRVDLVGEFIGQTAPKTRAMIEEARGGILFVDEAYSLTSRGDDGKDFGKEVIEVIIKEMSDGPGDIAFIFAGYPKEMRQFLDSNPGLSSRIGNVIHYPDYTPDELMQIADYAANLRGVTINEAAKTYMHMKVVELYRNRDEKFGNARLINSVVEEGKQNMALRLMKHTDLADKTNEELSTILLEDIDVIFGSGSNTSVELPIDEALLTDALNQLKELVGLSNVKNDIEEIVKLVRYYKEINRDVKKAFSMHTVFTGNPGTGKTTVARILVQIYKALGILERGHLIETDRKGLVAGYLGQTAIQTEALIQEAMGGGLFIDEAYALTEGGDSYGKEAIETLLKRMEDFRGEFIVIVAGYTEEMQRFLDSNPGLKSRFDKFIHFEDYSAEELFMIAEKLFAKESLALNEKAAEILKEHIAKLLLTRNKYFGNARTMRKLVIDITHKQNLRMASLSSADRKPELIKTITPEDISAFTLTPETQARPGIGFKLSGNPIPKPEV, from the coding sequence ATGGCAAAGAATAAGGAAGAAAAAAAAGAAGAAAAAAAACGTTTCAAGTTTAAAGAGATGAAAGTGTATGGTTCGCTGGAAAACTTTTTTGGCAATCAGAAAAATTATCGCATTGTATATGAAGAAACGGAAGCAACTTATATAAATGTAGAAGTACAATTATATAATATTCTATTTGATGAATCTGCATGGTCTGCAAAAATAAAAGTACGTTGCTCGGAATATTATGGCGACAAAGAAATATGTTTAGTAGAGAAAGATTTGCAGGTAGAGCCTGACCAAAATATTATTTATCTGCGTGAAGGATGGGGAACACCTACTGCCGGTTTCTGGAAAAAAGGAACTTATAAATGGGAGGTGTTTATTGACGAAGAAATAATTGGCACCAATTATTTTTATATCACTAATAAAGGAATAGTTACTGCGAATTACAATCCGTATTTTGAAATAAATGCAATTCGTCTATATGAAAGTCCAAAAAATAATTTACCCAAAGAACAAAGAAAATATTTAGTAGAATTTGATACTAAAACAGCGAGATATATTTCTGTAGAATTGGATTTAAAGAATTTAATAACCGATGAAAAATATTTTCCATTAGAATTAAATTTTTTCTTTTTTAATGATACACATCAACTGAAAGGCATGGCAAGTTGGTTTGAACATATCAGCGACAACAGAAAAAATATCGTGTTAGATGCAGGATATGGTGCAGACACTCAAGGCTTTTGGTTCCCCGATTTCTACACTTGCGAAATTGTTTTTATGGATACCATTATCGCAATTGTGCCCTTTATCGTAGGTGAAAAAAATGTAGAACTTGTTGGCGATCCAACATGGCTCAGTGGTACAGATGAAGAAGAAATAATTGCCAAACCCAAATCCGAATCAGCAGAAAAAACTCTCGCAGAAGCATTAGAAGAATTAAATGCATTGATTGGATTACAATCAGTAAAAAAACAAGTTGAAGAATTAATTACCTATTTGCAATTTTTAAAAATAAGAAGAGATAAAGGATTTGAAGAGGATAATAAATTAAATTTAAATATGGTTTTTACCGGTAATCCCGGCACAGGAAAAACTACAGTTGCAAGATTAATTTGCAAACTATATGCAGCGATGGGTTTATTGAAAAAAAGTGAAGTAACAGAAGTAAGTCGTGTGGATTTAGTGGGAGAATTTATTGGGCAGACGGCACCAAAAACCCGAGCGATGATTGAAGAAGCACGAGGCGGAATTTTATTTGTGGATGAAGCATATTCACTCACATCACGAGGTGATGATGGGAAAGATTTTGGAAAGGAAGTGATTGAAGTTATTATTAAAGAAATGAGTGATGGCCCTGGAGATATCGCATTTATTTTTGCAGGATATCCAAAAGAAATGCGTCAGTTTTTGGATTCAAATCCCGGGCTTTCATCTCGTATCGGAAACGTAATTCATTATCCAGATTATACGCCGGATGAATTAATGCAAATAGCAGATTACGCTGCAAATCTTCGTGGCGTTACAATTAATGAAGCTGCAAAAACATACATGCACATGAAAGTGGTAGAGTTGTATCGCAATCGTGATGAAAAATTCGGCAATGCTCGATTAATAAATTCTGTAGTTGAGGAAGGCAAGCAAAATATGGCGTTGCGATTAATGAAACATACCGATTTAGCTGATAAAACAAATGAAGAACTTTCTACCATTTTATTGGAAGATATAGATGTAATATTTGGTAGCGGAAGTAATACATCAGTTGAATTACCTATTGATGAAGCACTATTAACAGATGCATTAAATCAGTTAAAAGAGTTGGTGGGTTTATCCAATGTAAAGAATGATATTGAAGAAATAGTAAAGCTTGTAAGATATTATAAGGAGATAAATCGTGATGTAAAAAAAGCCTTTTCTATGCACACTGTTTTTACAGGAAATCCCGGAACAGGAAAAACTACGGTTGCAAGAATTCTTGTACAAATTTATAAAGCACTGGGAATTTTAGAACGAGGGCATTTAATTGAAACAGATCGCAAAGGTTTAGTTGCAGGATATCTTGGACAAACTGCAATACAAACGGAAGCATTAATTCAGGAAGCAATGGGTGGTGGATTATTTATTGATGAGGCTTATGCACTAACTGAAGGTGGTGATTCGTATGGCAAAGAAGCGATAGAAACTTTATTGAAACGCATGGAAGATTTTCGTGGTGAATTTATTGTGATTGTTGCAGGCTATACAGAAGAGATGCAACGATTCTTAGATTCCAATCCGGGATTAAAATCCAGGTTTGATAAATTCATTCATTTTGAAGATTACAGTGCAGAGGAATTATTTATGATTGCAGAAAAATTATTTGCAAAAGAATCACTTGCATTAAATGAAAAAGCTGCAGAAATTTTAAAAGAACACATCGCCAAACTATTATTGACCCGCAATAAATATTTTGGAAATGCACGCACTATGCGCAAGCTTGTAATTGATATTACACATAAGCAAAATCTACGTATGGCTTCGCTAAGTTCTGCGGATCGCAAACCGGAATTAATTAAAACAATTACTCCGGAAGATATCAGTGCATTTACACTTACTCCGGAAACTCAAGCAAGGCCGGGCATTGGATTTAAATTGTCAGGTAATCCTATTCCAAAGCCGGAGGTTTAA
- a CDS encoding pirin family protein, which translates to MRNVQYVFQADTIKLGKSDVLQALPIKSVEQVSPFLLLHHFKKLNIPAGEVDFAVSPHPHRGFEPITFLFEGELHHRDSRGNEGFLKSGDVQWMTAGMGIVHSEEATKEFIESGGNLQLVQLWVNLPKKNKMATPNYQDIKSETIPVYISDDEDLKIRVIAGEWNELKGVAKTFTPVNALHVILNKDKYDEIKMPAGHNLMLYVLNGFVEINGKHHAKEGFIAIFENEGEFISVKGLENSDFLLLSGTPIDEPVASYGPFVMNNQTELMEAVRDYQAGKMGILTY; encoded by the coding sequence ATGCGCAACGTCCAATATGTTTTTCAAGCCGATACAATTAAACTTGGTAAATCAGATGTTTTACAAGCATTGCCAATTAAAAGTGTGGAGCAAGTAAGTCCATTTTTATTATTACATCATTTTAAAAAATTAAACATTCCTGCGGGTGAAGTGGACTTTGCTGTTTCACCACACCCGCATCGTGGTTTTGAACCGATAACATTTTTATTTGAAGGTGAATTGCATCATCGGGATTCCAGAGGCAATGAAGGATTTTTAAAATCCGGAGATGTGCAATGGATGACTGCAGGTATGGGTATCGTTCATAGCGAAGAAGCTACCAAAGAATTTATTGAAAGTGGTGGCAATTTGCAGCTTGTACAACTGTGGGTCAATTTGCCGAAAAAAAATAAAATGGCGACACCAAATTATCAGGATATTAAATCAGAAACAATTCCGGTTTATATCAGTGATGATGAGGATTTAAAAATAAGAGTGATTGCAGGAGAGTGGAATGAATTGAAAGGAGTTGCAAAAACCTTTACTCCCGTGAATGCTTTACATGTGATTTTGAATAAGGATAAGTATGACGAAATTAAAATGCCGGCAGGACATAATTTAATGCTCTATGTATTAAATGGATTTGTGGAGATAAATGGTAAGCATCATGCAAAAGAAGGATTCATTGCCATCTTTGAAAATGAAGGTGAATTTATTTCTGTAAAAGGATTAGAAAACAGTGATTTTCTGTTATTGAGTGGTACTCCTATTGATGAACCTGTTGCAAGCTATGGACCTTTTGTTATGAATAATCAAACAGAATTAATGGAAGCGGTGCGTGATTATCAGGCAGGGAAAATGGGGATATTAACCTATTAA
- a CDS encoding iron-sulfur cluster assembly accessory protein — protein MIFISEKAKEKVTHLMSEAGVGDDFFIRVSVVGGGCSGLSYKMDFDNESRANDQVFEDRGLKLVTDLKSFLYLCDTTLEYSDGLNGKGFHFSNPNASRTCGCGESFAV, from the coding sequence ATGATCTTTATCAGCGAAAAAGCGAAAGAGAAAGTTACTCACCTGATGAGTGAAGCCGGGGTAGGAGATGATTTTTTTATCCGGGTTTCAGTAGTTGGTGGTGGATGCAGTGGGTTATCCTATAAAATGGATTTTGATAATGAAAGCCGTGCAAACGATCAGGTATTTGAAGACAGAGGGCTCAAATTAGTTACAGATTTAAAAAGTTTTCTATATTTATGTGATACTACGCTGGAATACTCCGACGGGTTAAATGGCAAAGGATTTCATTTCAGTAATCCAAATGCTTCCCGGACTTGTGGTTGCGGCGAAAGTTTTGCGGTTTAA
- the iscU gene encoding Fe-S cluster assembly scaffold IscU, producing MAYSKKVLDHYENPQNVGTLDIKSEKVGTGLVGAPECGDVMRLQIEVDPDSLLITDAKFKTFGCGSAIASSSLATEWLKGKSIDEALTIDNMDIVEELALPPVKIHCSVLAEDAIKAAINDYRKKNGMPELKLDEKIVH from the coding sequence ATGGCATACTCAAAGAAAGTACTCGATCATTATGAAAACCCACAAAATGTGGGAACACTTGACATTAAATCCGAAAAAGTAGGAACCGGTTTAGTGGGGGCTCCTGAATGCGGCGATGTGATGCGTCTGCAAATAGAAGTGGATCCTGATTCACTGCTTATTACCGATGCAAAGTTTAAAACCTTTGGTTGTGGTTCTGCAATTGCTTCTTCAAGTTTGGCTACGGAATGGCTTAAAGGCAAATCCATTGACGAAGCTCTAACAATTGACAACATGGATATTGTAGAAGAACTCGCATTACCTCCTGTAAAGATTCACTGTTCTGTTTTAGCAGAAGATGCAATCAAAGCAGCGATTAATGATTACAGAAAGAAAAATGGAATGCCCGAATTAAAATTGGATGAAAAAATAGTACACTAA
- a CDS encoding IscS subfamily cysteine desulfurase has protein sequence MLKLPIYLDNSATTPMDPRVLETMIPYFTENFGNSASRNHPFGWTAEDAVDKAREQVAKLINATAKEIIFTSGATEADNLALKGVFEMYSRKGNHIITVTTEHKAVLDSCKQIEKKGGVITYLQTDSEGNIDLQELENAITDKTILVAIMYANNEMGTIAPIKKIAEIVHRKGALLFTDATQAVGKISVDVERDGIDLMSFTAHKMYGPKGVGALYVRRKNPRVKVTAQMDGGGHERGMRSGTLNVPGIVGFGKAAELAMNEMDQDAERLSKLRDKLEKALMSLEESYLNGNKESRLPQLSNISFKYVEGEGLMMAFNQNIAVSSGSACTSASLEPSYVLKALGLGDDLAHSSIRFSLGRFSTEEQIDYTIEKVSTAVLKLREMSPLWEMFKEGIDLNSIEWAAH, from the coding sequence ATGCTTAAACTACCTATATACCTTGATAACAGCGCCACTACTCCGATGGATCCACGGGTGCTGGAAACGATGATTCCTTACTTCACAGAAAACTTTGGCAATTCAGCCAGTCGCAATCATCCTTTTGGATGGACAGCAGAAGATGCAGTGGATAAGGCAAGAGAACAAGTGGCAAAACTTATAAATGCTACTGCTAAAGAAATAATATTTACATCAGGTGCAACAGAAGCTGATAATCTTGCACTGAAAGGTGTATTTGAAATGTATTCCAGAAAAGGTAATCATATCATTACTGTAACCACTGAACACAAAGCAGTGCTTGATAGCTGCAAACAAATTGAGAAAAAAGGTGGCGTAATTACTTATCTGCAAACAGATAGCGAAGGCAATATTGATTTACAGGAATTAGAAAATGCGATTACCGATAAAACCATTCTTGTTGCGATAATGTATGCTAACAATGAAATGGGAACAATTGCTCCGATAAAAAAAATAGCTGAAATTGTACATCGTAAAGGCGCTTTACTTTTTACGGATGCTACTCAGGCAGTGGGTAAAATTTCTGTGGATGTAGAACGTGATGGAATTGATTTGATGTCGTTTACTGCACACAAAATGTATGGTCCTAAAGGTGTGGGAGCATTATATGTACGTAGAAAAAATCCTCGTGTAAAAGTAACTGCTCAAATGGATGGCGGCGGACATGAACGTGGAATGCGTTCGGGTACTTTAAATGTTCCCGGCATTGTTGGATTTGGAAAAGCTGCAGAGTTGGCGATGAATGAAATGGATCAGGATGCAGAACGCTTATCTAAATTGAGAGATAAATTAGAAAAGGCATTGATGTCTCTTGAAGAATCCTATTTGAATGGAAATAAAGAAAGCCGTTTACCACAGTTATCCAATATCTCTTTTAAATATGTAGAAGGAGAAGGATTGATGATGGCTTTCAATCAAAATATTGCAGTGTCCTCCGGATCGGCTTGTACTTCAGCATCCTTAGAACCAAGTTATGTATTAAAAGCATTGGGATTAGGTGATGATTTGGCGCATTCATCAATACGGTTTAGTCTTGGTCGCTTTAGTACTGAAGAACAAATTGATTATACAATTGAAAAAGTTTCTACTGCGGTACTCAAGCTGCGTGAAATGAGTCCTCTGTGGGAAATGTTTAAAGAAGGAATTGACTTAAACAGCATTGAATGGGCTGCACATTAA
- the mce gene encoding methylmalonyl-CoA epimerase, whose product MRKIEHLGIAVKDLKNSNALFAKLLGKEHYKVESVERENVSTSFFMIGETKIELLEATNASSAISKFIEKRGEGIHHIAFAVDDIHAEMKRMEEEGFQLLNKEPLDGADGKLICFLHPKTTNGVLVELCMDKK is encoded by the coding sequence ATGAGAAAAATAGAACACCTTGGAATTGCAGTGAAGGATTTAAAAAATTCGAATGCGTTATTTGCCAAACTTCTTGGTAAAGAACATTATAAAGTGGAGAGTGTAGAAAGAGAAAATGTAAGTACTTCATTCTTCATGATTGGAGAAACAAAAATTGAATTATTGGAAGCTACAAATGCTTCGAGTGCCATTAGTAAATTCATTGAAAAAAGAGGAGAGGGAATTCACCATATCGCATTTGCTGTGGATGATATTCATGCTGAAATGAAACGCATGGAAGAGGAAGGATTTCAATTGCTGAATAAAGAACCATTGGATGGTGCTGATGGAAAACTGATTTGTTTTTTACATCCAAAAACTACGAATGGAGTTTTAGTTGAATTATGTATGGATAAAAAATAA